A window from Leptothermofonsia sichuanensis E412 encodes these proteins:
- a CDS encoding Uma2 family endonuclease, with translation MTITTQKLSFEEYLVYDDGTGTRYELVDGELSPMSLGTGQHGAIAEFLNDQFKNEIKRTGSPWTSKDMRIGVRSPRGGRWDTARIPDVTVLAIAQWEAMANREAIIDLHEPPPLLVVEVVSESTKSADYRAKYVEYSVLEIPEYWIVDPLEGTVTICQLNEGRYDETVLTGEAMIQSPTFPELQLTVAQVLAAKG, from the coding sequence ATGACCATAACGACCCAGAAGCTTAGTTTTGAGGAATATCTGGTCTATGACGATGGCACAGGAACCCGCTATGAACTCGTGGATGGTGAACTAAGCCCGATGAGTTTAGGAACGGGGCAGCATGGGGCGATTGCAGAGTTCTTGAATGATCAATTTAAGAATGAAATTAAACGAACGGGGTCGCCCTGGACTTCTAAAGACATGCGGATTGGGGTGCGATCGCCCCGAGGAGGGCGTTGGGATACAGCACGGATTCCAGATGTTACCGTTTTGGCGATCGCCCAGTGGGAAGCAATGGCAAATCGGGAAGCCATTATTGATCTACATGAGCCACCCCCTTTGTTAGTAGTGGAAGTGGTAAGCGAGTCAACCAAATCGGCAGATTACCGGGCTAAGTACGTTGAATACAGCGTTCTTGAAATTCCTGAGTACTGGATTGTTGATCCGTTAGAGGGAACGGTAACAATCTGCCAGTTGAATGAAGGGCGGTATGATGAAACGGTATTAACAGGGGAAGCTATGATTCAGTCCCCCACGTTTCCAGAATTGCAGTTAACAGTGGCTCAAGTGTTGGCAGCCAAAGGCTGA
- the crtR gene encoding beta-carotene hydroxylase has protein sequence MSEAVKPLTVPRELLGPPGDFNPTLLMFLAAIVLATVSTVAYFCWHWYSWCSFVMNLLALHLVGTVIHDACHNAAHPNRIVNAILGHGSAQMLCFSFPVFTRVHMQHHANVNDPQNDPDHVVSTMGPLWLINARFFYHEIYFFQRQLWRKYELLEWVIARSILATIVFLGYQYGFIGYIFNFWFVPLAIVGWELGLFFDYLPHRPFQERDRWKNARVYPSRILNLMIMGQNYHLVHHLWPSIPWYNYERAYFATKPLLDAKGSHQSLGLLQTTKDFFGFVYDIILGIHFHKKETAEVVKPGEATPQVLDLEER, from the coding sequence ATGTCGGAGGCAGTGAAGCCCCTGACGGTGCCCAGGGAGTTGTTAGGTCCTCCTGGTGATTTTAATCCGACGCTGCTGATGTTCCTGGCGGCGATCGTACTGGCAACCGTTTCAACCGTTGCTTACTTTTGTTGGCATTGGTATTCGTGGTGTTCCTTCGTTATGAATTTGCTGGCACTGCATCTGGTTGGCACGGTCATCCATGATGCCTGCCACAATGCGGCTCATCCCAACCGGATTGTCAACGCAATCCTGGGGCATGGTAGTGCTCAGATGCTGTGCTTTTCGTTCCCGGTGTTTACCCGGGTTCACATGCAGCACCATGCAAATGTAAATGATCCCCAGAATGATCCCGACCATGTGGTTTCGACGATGGGTCCCCTGTGGCTGATTAATGCACGCTTTTTCTATCACGAAATCTACTTCTTCCAGCGGCAGCTCTGGCGCAAGTATGAGTTGCTGGAGTGGGTCATCGCACGTTCAATTCTGGCAACCATCGTCTTTCTGGGCTACCAGTATGGTTTTATTGGTTACATTTTTAACTTCTGGTTCGTCCCCCTGGCAATTGTGGGGTGGGAGTTGGGGTTGTTCTTTGATTATCTGCCTCACCGTCCATTTCAGGAGCGCGATCGCTGGAAGAACGCCAGAGTCTACCCTAGCCGCATTTTGAACCTGATGATTATGGGGCAGAATTACCATCTGGTTCACCACCTCTGGCCCTCTATCCCCTGGTACAACTACGAAAGGGCATATTTTGCAACCAAGCCTTTGCTGGATGCAAAAGGGTCCCACCAGTCCTTAGGACTGCTGCAAACCACAAAAGATTTTTTTGGCTTTGTGTACGACATCATCCTGGGAATTCACTTTCATAAGAAAGAAACCGCAGAAGTTGTCAAGCCCGGTGAAGCGACTCCACAGGTGCTTGACCTCGAAGAACGTTGA
- a CDS encoding COP23 domain-containing protein, translating into MTLWGFRPHTRMVSTLFKGVGVSLGMVAMVGSSGAIAGPLFPSAAQSTQPAQQTQTEADAPAPDDVIVDTGASTTSTPGSGAPNTLANTRFTCQYTGGQYIVMYHPESQPGQSYPWANPTAMGGGWTPERRCQEISRRLESYRPDGLLEMQTAIENGYNTVCVTTQRVAGCRIVLTVPPGQDPIMTRDRVFQNLTVADSGQRTDAVSTFVEGGRGSGILNDLGNLINVDLSSLGGTSLGGRSSYSSGIDLRPFLDRADGGTGTYLRRGVPTRPAPRLNPDRFR; encoded by the coding sequence ATGACTTTATGGGGGTTTAGACCGCATACCAGAATGGTATCCACCCTGTTTAAGGGGGTAGGCGTGTCGTTGGGAATGGTGGCAATGGTCGGTAGCAGCGGTGCGATCGCTGGTCCACTGTTTCCCAGTGCAGCTCAGTCTACTCAACCGGCTCAACAAACTCAGACAGAGGCAGATGCACCTGCCCCTGATGATGTCATTGTTGATACGGGGGCCTCAACAACTTCCACACCAGGGAGCGGGGCACCCAATACCCTGGCAAATACCCGGTTCACCTGCCAGTACACGGGTGGACAGTATATTGTCATGTATCACCCGGAAAGTCAGCCGGGACAGTCCTACCCGTGGGCAAATCCGACGGCAATGGGCGGTGGCTGGACGCCAGAACGGCGCTGTCAGGAGATCAGTCGGCGGCTGGAGTCCTATCGACCGGATGGACTGCTGGAAATGCAGACTGCGATCGAAAATGGCTACAACACGGTATGCGTGACGACCCAGAGAGTTGCCGGTTGCCGGATTGTGCTGACAGTGCCTCCCGGTCAGGATCCGATTATGACGCGCGATCGCGTCTTCCAAAACCTGACCGTTGCTGACAGTGGACAGCGCACCGATGCCGTCAGCACCTTTGTTGAAGGCGGACGGGGAAGTGGAATCCTGAATGACCTGGGCAATCTGATTAACGTTGACCTGTCCAGTCTGGGTGGAACCAGTCTGGGTGGACGTTCCAGTTACTCCAGTGGAATTGACCTGCGTCCTTTTCTGGATCGGGCAGACGGCGGAACAGGAACTTACCTGCGCCGTGGAGTGCCAACCCGTCCAGCGCCCCGCCTGAACCCAGACCGATTCCGTTAG
- a CDS encoding LysR family transcriptional regulator: MRLEQLQAFLAVAETGSFQQAAQRCGVTQSAISRQIQGLEADLGVTLFHRANQAKLTVAGDRLLPRARKMCQEWQNAVQDLADLVAGKQPELCVAAIHSLCAHYLPPILRRFCQKYPDVQLRVTALGSDRALKVLKDGLVDLAIVMNNRFLTTNAEMVVQVLYDEPIKVLVAVDHPLASYDVVPWEELAKHPQVVFKDGYGMQRIVQEQFERRGTTLRAVLELNTPDAFRGVVRQGELVALLPETALVEAYTDPTLAVRSIFAGLDHPTGNGNTFTDPPFTRQVVMVTTRDRLQIPPIQHFYQLVSELLPPQVNHLPLPAVNRDPRF; the protein is encoded by the coding sequence ATGCGCTTAGAACAGTTACAGGCGTTTCTGGCGGTAGCAGAGACAGGGAGTTTTCAGCAGGCGGCTCAGCGCTGTGGCGTGACTCAATCTGCAATTAGCCGCCAGATTCAGGGTCTGGAGGCTGATCTTGGTGTGACGCTATTTCACCGGGCAAATCAGGCAAAACTGACGGTTGCGGGCGATCGCCTGCTGCCCCGTGCCCGCAAGATGTGTCAGGAATGGCAAAATGCAGTTCAGGACTTGGCCGATCTGGTTGCGGGCAAACAGCCAGAATTGTGTGTGGCGGCGATCCATTCCCTCTGTGCCCACTACCTGCCGCCAATTTTACGGCGCTTTTGCCAGAAATATCCCGATGTGCAGTTACGGGTAACGGCACTGGGTAGCGATCGCGCCCTCAAGGTTTTGAAGGATGGTCTGGTCGATCTGGCGATTGTCATGAATAATCGCTTCCTGACAACCAATGCTGAGATGGTCGTCCAGGTGTTGTATGATGAGCCGATTAAAGTTCTGGTGGCGGTTGACCATCCCCTGGCAAGTTATGACGTGGTCCCCTGGGAAGAATTGGCAAAGCACCCCCAGGTTGTGTTTAAGGATGGCTATGGAATGCAGCGGATTGTGCAGGAGCAGTTTGAACGAAGAGGGACAACCCTGCGGGCTGTCCTGGAACTCAATACTCCAGATGCGTTTCGTGGAGTAGTCCGGCAGGGAGAACTGGTGGCCCTGCTGCCTGAAACAGCTTTAGTAGAAGCCTATACTGACCCAACCCTGGCAGTACGCTCCATTTTTGCTGGCTTGGATCACCCGACAGGAAACGGGAACACGTTCACAGATCCGCCGTTCACCCGTCAGGTGGTTATGGTAACCACCCGCGATCGCCTTCAGATTCCTCCGATTCAGCACTTTTATCAACTGGTTTCTGAGCTATTGCCACCTCAGGTGAATCATTTGCCACTGCCTGCTGTCAACCGGGACCCCCGGTTTTAG
- a CDS encoding anthranilate phosphoribosyltransferase family protein: MSHAFRELLRKVGSGLHTGENLSRQEAAAATRMMLLQEATPAQIGAFMIAHRIRRPTGEELAGMLDAYDELGPKLSPISTGKTVTVLGIPYDGRSRTAPVTPLIALILATAGCPVLMHGGDRMPTKEGEPLIHFWQGLGVDWTQLLLEQVQHVLETTGIGFIYLPLHFPLAYGLVPYREQIGKRPPFATMELMWCPYGGDAQVVSGFVHPPTEGMFQAAFAQRGISRFTTVKGLEGSCDLPRERTAIIGLSQPETGFERLHLHPRDYGFEGKNVPLDSVSQVVSSMQAILQGGSSDLTDSVLWSSSFFLWRCGVCASIAAGVMEAQNLLSSGQVMRKLREVQQAIAPLQLIL; this comes from the coding sequence ATGAGCCATGCCTTCAGAGAATTACTCCGCAAAGTGGGAAGCGGTCTACACACAGGAGAAAATCTGAGCCGCCAGGAAGCTGCCGCTGCCACCCGGATGATGCTGCTTCAGGAGGCAACCCCGGCTCAGATTGGGGCATTTATGATTGCTCACCGCATCCGACGCCCAACCGGCGAGGAACTGGCAGGAATGCTGGATGCCTACGATGAACTGGGTCCCAAATTGTCGCCGATTTCCACGGGCAAAACCGTTACTGTATTGGGCATTCCCTATGACGGGCGATCGCGGACAGCCCCGGTGACTCCCCTGATTGCCCTCATCCTGGCAACAGCCGGGTGTCCCGTACTCATGCATGGGGGCGATCGGATGCCAACCAAGGAAGGAGAGCCGCTGATTCACTTCTGGCAGGGACTGGGAGTGGACTGGACCCAGCTACTCCTGGAGCAGGTGCAGCATGTGCTGGAAACCACGGGCATCGGCTTTATCTATTTGCCCCTCCACTTCCCTCTGGCTTATGGGCTGGTTCCCTACCGGGAGCAAATTGGCAAGCGTCCCCCCTTTGCCACCATGGAACTGATGTGGTGTCCCTATGGGGGAGATGCTCAGGTTGTGTCTGGGTTTGTCCACCCACCTACCGAAGGGATGTTTCAGGCGGCCTTTGCCCAACGGGGAATTTCCCGTTTCACCACGGTTAAAGGCTTAGAAGGTAGTTGCGACCTGCCCCGGGAACGCACCGCTATCATTGGGTTGAGCCAGCCAGAAACCGGATTTGAACGACTACATCTGCATCCCCGCGACTATGGCTTTGAAGGTAAAAACGTTCCCCTGGATTCCGTTTCTCAGGTAGTCAGTTCAATGCAGGCAATCCTTCAGGGCGGTTCATCCGACTTAACCGACTCAGTTCTCTGGAGCAGTAGCTTTTTCCTCTGGCGCTGTGGTGTTTGTGCGTCTATTGCCGCGGGCGTCATGGAAGCCCAAAACCTCTTGAGTAGTGGCCAGGTCATGCGGAAATTACGGGAAGTGCAACAGGCGATCGCTCCCCTGCAACTGATACTGTAA
- a CDS encoding VOC family protein, with amino-acid sequence MADFGLTHVALPVTNLDASIAFYKKYAHMSVVHYRVDHPGIAVAWITDLTRPFVIVLLQQPEVNHALRSPGHLGVACKTREEVDRLCQEARNENCLEKGPEDFGPPVGYWAFLRDPDGHILELSYGQVVTFTVEQAQEGWEKDGG; translated from the coding sequence ATGGCTGACTTTGGACTGACCCACGTTGCCTTACCCGTTACCAATCTGGATGCCAGCATTGCTTTTTACAAAAAGTACGCTCACATGAGCGTTGTTCATTACCGCGTGGATCATCCCGGTATCGCCGTTGCCTGGATCACCGACCTGACCCGTCCTTTTGTGATCGTGCTTTTGCAACAGCCAGAGGTGAACCATGCCCTGCGATCGCCTGGACATCTGGGCGTTGCCTGCAAAACCCGTGAAGAGGTCGATCGCCTCTGTCAGGAAGCTAGAAACGAAAATTGTCTGGAAAAAGGACCTGAAGATTTTGGTCCACCCGTGGGCTACTGGGCATTTCTGCGAGACCCGGATGGACATATTCTGGAATTGAGCTACGGTCAGGTAGTGACGTTTACCGTTGAGCAGGCGCAGGAGGGATGGGAAAAGGATGGAGGATGA
- a CDS encoding VOC family protein — protein sequence MLATSQSTNYLARGALRRVHHLALNVKNMQVSRHFYGGILGLHELTGDEVPATLKELVIAGKVANFVTPDGTVIDLFWEPELDPPASDPQQQFTRANHLAFDIAPALFDQAVEVLHQNQVMIDHGPVTRPTGRGIYFYDPDGFLIEIRCDQEERVSGQ from the coding sequence ATGCTGGCAACTTCCCAATCAACCAATTATCTTGCCCGGGGCGCTCTACGGCGGGTGCATCACCTTGCACTGAATGTAAAAAATATGCAGGTTTCTCGCCACTTCTACGGTGGAATTCTGGGCTTGCATGAGTTGACGGGAGATGAAGTACCTGCCACGCTCAAGGAACTGGTGATAGCAGGCAAAGTTGCCAACTTTGTGACACCAGATGGTACAGTCATTGACCTGTTCTGGGAACCAGAACTGGATCCTCCGGCTTCAGACCCCCAGCAACAGTTCACCCGTGCTAACCATCTGGCATTTGACATTGCTCCTGCTCTGTTTGACCAGGCAGTAGAAGTGCTTCATCAAAACCAGGTCATGATTGATCATGGACCCGTTACCCGCCCTACTGGTCGTGGGATTTATTTCTATGACCCGGATGGGTTTTTGATTGAAATTCGCTGCGATCAAGAAGAAAGAGTCAGTGGTCAGTAG
- a CDS encoding fibronectin type III domain-containing protein — translation MLSNSYKPARASLPYAAVAASFVLVPAVGMAMVIEDQILCYSDRPCIESVISDTRLIQLSWRGGEYYDFYNVRWSRPGVDPVETHRMLPGGNRGSLALTKILPSTQYVIKVQGCNTQLIGGPACSEWEMQEVITQDFEIEQPAEEPPIEQPVDAAPVPAPGVSAPRPQPDAPSIVVPATEVPASEIR, via the coding sequence ATGTTATCAAATTCTTACAAACCAGCCAGAGCCAGTTTACCCTATGCCGCCGTTGCGGCTTCTTTTGTCCTGGTGCCAGCCGTAGGAATGGCAATGGTGATTGAGGATCAAATCCTTTGTTACTCTGATCGCCCCTGTATAGAGTCTGTTATTTCAGACACCCGCCTGATTCAGCTAAGCTGGCGAGGAGGAGAGTACTACGATTTCTACAACGTTCGCTGGTCCCGACCAGGCGTTGATCCTGTAGAAACTCACCGGATGTTGCCAGGAGGCAACCGGGGTAGTCTGGCATTAACCAAAATTTTGCCCAGCACTCAGTATGTCATCAAAGTCCAGGGGTGTAACACTCAGTTAATTGGAGGGCCTGCCTGTAGTGAATGGGAAATGCAGGAAGTGATAACACAAGATTTTGAGATTGAGCAGCCTGCTGAGGAGCCACCGATTGAGCAGCCTGTTGATGCGGCTCCGGTTCCGGCTCCCGGAGTTTCTGCTCCCCGTCCTCAGCCTGACGCTCCCTCTATTGTTGTTCCTGCAACGGAAGTGCCCGCCTCTGAAATTCGTTAA
- a CDS encoding tetratricopeptide repeat protein, producing the protein MPLMPMHPLNHFFLASCFLPLPVGILPLSSLSSGSSALAHPPLAQISEDGKTRADHLLQRGRQQPNAGDYSAAIQTLEQALAAYRAIPDRHGEAQTLNSLGVAFDSLSQPVRAVELYQQALSIFRQVQDREGEAKVLHNLGIAFRSLSQSSKAIEHLQQAFSLYRRIGKLDDAADSLMMLGTVHNDLSRYQEAIKFFQQALTMMRGGKKLF; encoded by the coding sequence ATGCCCCTGATGCCCATGCATCCCCTCAACCATTTTTTTCTGGCATCCTGTTTCCTCCCTCTGCCAGTTGGCATTCTTCCCCTATCCTCCCTGTCCTCTGGCTCCTCTGCTTTAGCACATCCCCCTCTGGCACAGATCTCCGAGGATGGTAAAACCAGAGCAGATCACCTGTTACAACGGGGTCGCCAGCAACCCAATGCTGGCGATTATTCAGCCGCGATTCAAACCCTGGAACAGGCATTGGCTGCCTATCGAGCGATTCCCGACCGCCACGGAGAGGCGCAGACCTTGAACAGCCTGGGGGTTGCTTTTGATTCCCTATCCCAGCCAGTCAGGGCGGTTGAACTGTACCAGCAGGCATTGTCTATCTTTCGTCAGGTGCAGGATCGGGAAGGGGAAGCGAAGGTGCTCCATAATTTGGGAATTGCCTTTCGTTCCCTATCCCAATCCAGCAAGGCAATTGAGCACTTACAACAGGCATTTTCTCTTTACCGTCGGATAGGCAAACTCGATGATGCCGCTGATTCCCTGATGATGCTGGGGACTGTTCACAATGATTTATCCCGGTACCAGGAAGCAATCAAGTTTTTTCAGCAAGCCCTGACCATGATGCGGGGGGGCAAGAAATTGTTCTGA
- a CDS encoding CHAT domain-containing protein yields the protein MLPSDPDARVIFIPQQDLFLVPFPALQDASGTYLIERHTLLTAPSIQVLALTRQQRLQLSSQQPIQNPNTKRQTVLVVGNPVMPRVAPVPGAPKQPLPPLPGAEAEARAIAPLFNAHPLTGRQATKAMIVQQMPQARLIHLATHGLLDDIRGLGSAIALAPSSNDSGLLTAEEIAGHETAS from the coding sequence CTGCTCCCGTCAGATCCAGATGCTCGTGTCATCTTCATTCCCCAGCAGGATCTTTTTCTGGTACCCTTTCCCGCCCTGCAAGATGCCAGCGGCACCTATCTGATTGAACGACACACCCTCCTGACGGCCCCTTCGATTCAGGTGCTGGCACTGACTCGACAGCAACGGCTGCAATTGTCCAGCCAGCAGCCCATCCAGAACCCAAACACCAAACGCCAAACCGTTCTGGTGGTCGGCAATCCCGTGATGCCCAGGGTCGCCCCAGTGCCCGGAGCACCCAAACAGCCCCTCCCTCCTTTACCTGGAGCCGAGGCAGAAGCCAGGGCGATCGCTCCTCTGTTCAACGCTCACCCCCTTACAGGCAGGCAAGCTACAAAAGCGATGATTGTCCAGCAAATGCCCCAGGCACGGCTGATCCATCTGGCAACCCACGGCCTGCTGGATGATATTCGTGGACTGGGCAGTGCAATTGCCCTGGCACCTTCGAGCAACGACAGTGGCTTACTCACGGCTGAAGAAATTGCTGGACATGAAACTGCAAGCTGA
- a CDS encoding CHAT domain-containing protein — translation MKLQAELVVLSACNTGQGRITGDGVVGLSRSFITVGVPSVLVSLWAVPDAPTAGLMTAFYKKLQQHPDKARALRQAMLATMKTHPQPKDWAAFTLIGEAE, via the coding sequence ATGAAACTGCAAGCTGAACTGGTGGTACTGAGTGCCTGTAACACTGGACAGGGCAGGATCACCGGGGATGGAGTGGTTGGTTTGTCGCGATCGTTCATTACCGTCGGTGTTCCCAGTGTGCTGGTATCCCTCTGGGCAGTTCCCGATGCGCCGACAGCCGGGTTAATGACGGCTTTCTACAAAAAACTGCAACAGCATCCCGATAAAGCACGAGCATTGCGACAGGCAATGCTGGCCACGATGAAAACCCATCCTCAACCGAAAGATTGGGCTGCATTCACACTGATTGGCGAAGCTGAGTAA
- a CDS encoding tetratricopeptide repeat protein has product MDLRSRGLFFILLLVANSASAQAGSTQAASVQAPSSVIAQASSTQERQELERLRTEIQVQQQAQAEANRALSQTAQLFNILLGVLVLLLGGAVYGLWRIRHAVIREISDNVKARLDEVADLEGQVQRAGKEIEAILQQADDFADDLSQEAEDFEAELKHKQDRLVNLLAELAQLKEQRVAELESYLEASRQRLEELGAGFTTSLSELQGGARSQQSATLQTLKSVEIELDAQLTQFQLEVEGRKAQVFQRLDAVEADISPQLARLQQEAQAKAQDQFNSMLANLKRLEAEFVSQLTDLRTRAYGRKDEVLLDLTRLETSFSTQLKQLHSGAHLQRDQLLNYLQQVKGEVSTQLAQLQAEAQSQRTTIRQTIEALKAEANAQMAELQAIAQPQKDALRQTLARLEAEFTAQLADLQSSAQSRSRQAYASLEKAEADITTQLAAIQSSAQTRSNQAYASLAKAEADITTQLAELKASLRSQQGEIQQEMEALEAVFRDRLSALQSSAEQQKQHTLENLRRLEADLSARLAAIEQNAQARKDAILKKLATVSPQFIADSFMADAQTKIHVLGANLKLLKVNHPELFLDASEMIQQGDALRAEGRFEEAIAQYDKALEIDPKNSSVWFSRGLALEELKRYEEAIASFDKTLEFKPEDVEAWFHRGNALKNMQRYDGAVAAYERVTQIQPSHALAWFNRGLILARQKRFNEAVKSYDKAVEVQPDFHQAWCDRGVALGYLQRAEDAFKSFDQATQVKPDDGIAWFNKALALQELERFEEAVKAFDRALELNPTSFKAWDKRGYSLIQLGRDEQAIASFDKAIDINPEYASAYYNKAACYALQRQPEPALESLRKAIQLNPKYRQEAATDINFDEIARDRRFRKLVGNQGDGSIPLVQEARIVS; this is encoded by the coding sequence TTGGATCTTAGAAGCCGTGGTCTTTTTTTCATCCTTCTCCTGGTAGCAAATTCTGCCAGTGCTCAAGCTGGCAGTACTCAAGCTGCCAGTGTTCAAGCTCCCTCATCGGTCATTGCCCAGGCCAGTTCAACCCAGGAACGGCAGGAGTTGGAGCGGTTGCGAACAGAGATCCAGGTTCAGCAACAGGCTCAGGCAGAGGCAAACCGTGCTCTCAGCCAGACAGCTCAGTTATTTAACATTTTGCTGGGAGTTCTGGTGCTGCTGCTGGGAGGAGCGGTTTATGGGCTGTGGCGAATTCGTCATGCCGTTATTCGGGAGATTTCGGACAATGTAAAGGCGCGGCTGGATGAGGTGGCAGACCTGGAAGGGCAGGTTCAGCGAGCGGGCAAGGAAATTGAAGCGATTCTGCAACAGGCAGATGATTTTGCTGATGATTTATCTCAGGAAGCGGAAGACTTTGAGGCAGAGCTGAAGCACAAGCAAGATCGATTGGTCAATTTGCTGGCTGAACTTGCCCAATTGAAAGAACAACGGGTGGCTGAGTTAGAGTCCTATCTGGAAGCTTCCCGGCAACGGTTAGAGGAGTTAGGAGCAGGTTTTACCACCAGTCTTTCTGAGTTGCAGGGGGGGGCGCGATCGCAACAGTCTGCTACTCTGCAAACCCTTAAAAGTGTTGAAATTGAACTGGACGCTCAGTTAACCCAGTTCCAGTTAGAAGTCGAGGGACGTAAAGCCCAGGTTTTTCAACGGCTCGATGCGGTTGAAGCAGACATTTCTCCCCAGCTTGCCCGGCTTCAACAGGAGGCCCAGGCGAAGGCGCAGGATCAGTTCAACTCCATGCTGGCAAACTTGAAAAGGCTGGAGGCAGAATTTGTTAGCCAACTGACGGACTTACGCACCAGGGCTTATGGCCGCAAGGATGAGGTGCTACTGGACCTGACTCGCCTGGAAACCAGTTTTTCGACCCAGTTGAAGCAACTGCACTCCGGGGCACACCTCCAGCGCGATCAACTGCTGAATTACTTGCAGCAGGTCAAGGGAGAGGTGTCTACCCAACTGGCTCAGTTGCAGGCAGAAGCCCAATCTCAGCGCACTACCATTCGTCAAACCATTGAGGCGCTGAAAGCAGAAGCCAATGCCCAGATGGCAGAGTTACAGGCGATCGCTCAACCTCAAAAGGATGCTCTGCGTCAAACATTGGCCCGCTTAGAGGCAGAGTTCACCGCCCAACTGGCAGACCTCCAGTCCAGTGCTCAGTCCCGTAGTCGGCAGGCCTACGCTTCCCTGGAGAAAGCAGAAGCCGATATCACCACCCAACTGGCGGCCATCCAATCCAGTGCCCAGACCCGCAGTAACCAGGCCTACGCATCCCTGGCGAAGGCGGAAGCCGATATCACCACCCAACTGGCGGAGTTGAAGGCATCCCTCCGGAGTCAGCAGGGCGAGATCCAGCAGGAAATGGAGGCCTTAGAAGCCGTCTTTCGCGATCGCCTGTCTGCTTTGCAGTCCAGTGCAGAGCAACAGAAGCAGCACACCCTGGAGAATCTGCGCAGGCTGGAAGCAGATCTGTCCGCCCGGCTGGCGGCGATTGAGCAAAACGCCCAGGCTCGCAAGGATGCCATTTTGAAAAAACTGGCGACCGTTTCACCCCAGTTTATTGCTGACTCCTTTATGGCAGATGCTCAAACCAAAATTCATGTCCTGGGGGCAAACCTGAAATTACTGAAAGTCAACCATCCTGAACTGTTTCTGGATGCCAGTGAGATGATTCAGCAGGGGGATGCCCTGCGGGCGGAGGGACGGTTTGAGGAGGCGATCGCTCAGTACGACAAAGCCCTCGAAATTGATCCCAAAAATTCTTCTGTCTGGTTCAGTCGGGGGTTAGCCCTGGAGGAGTTGAAGCGGTATGAGGAGGCGATCGCCTCCTTTGACAAAACCCTCGAGTTCAAACCAGAGGATGTCGAAGCCTGGTTTCACCGGGGCAATGCGTTGAAAAATATGCAGCGCTATGATGGGGCAGTGGCAGCCTATGAGCGGGTGACGCAGATTCAACCATCCCATGCGCTTGCCTGGTTCAACCGGGGACTGATCCTGGCTCGCCAGAAGCGCTTTAACGAAGCGGTCAAGTCCTACGACAAAGCCGTTGAGGTGCAACCCGACTTTCATCAGGCATGGTGCGATCGCGGCGTTGCCCTGGGCTATTTGCAACGGGCAGAAGATGCTTTCAAATCCTTTGATCAGGCAACCCAGGTGAAGCCGGACGACGGCATTGCCTGGTTTAATAAGGCACTGGCACTGCAAGAACTGGAACGGTTTGAGGAAGCCGTTAAGGCTTTTGACCGGGCACTGGAACTTAACCCCACGTCGTTTAAGGCATGGGATAAGCGCGGGTATAGCCTGATTCAACTGGGGCGGGATGAGCAGGCGATCGCCAGCTTTGATAAAGCCATCGACATCAACCCGGAATACGCCAGCGCTTATTACAATAAAGCTGCCTGTTATGCTCTCCAGCGCCAACCTGAACCGGCGTTAGAGAGTTTACGGAAAGCCATTCAGCTTAACCCGAAATACCGGCAAGAAGCGGCAACGGACATTAATTTTGATGAGATTGCCCGCGATCGCCGCTTCCGTAAATTGGTCGGCAACCAGGGCGATGGTTCAATCCCTCTGGTTCAGGAAGCCCGGATTGTGAGTTAA